GGACAAAAGCGTCTGCATCCGGACACTCGATTACGGCGGCGAAAAAATAATCCCCGATTTCGACAACAGGATAGAAGGCAATCCATTACTCGGCTGGAGGGCGGTCAGGTTTTACAGGTCGTATCCGGATATTTTCAAGACGCAGGTACGGGCGATTCTTCGGGCGTCCGTCCACGGCCGTCTGAAAATGATGTTCCCGATGATTTCCGGTATCGATGAATTGAAGCTGCTTATGAGTATGGTCGAATCGGTGAAGAAAGACTTAAGGAAGAAAAAGATCGAGTTTGTCGAAGATATCGATATCGGTATCATGATAGAAGTACCGTCCGCCGCCCTGACATCCGATATCCTCGCCCGCCATACCGGTTTTTTTTCCATCGGCACAAACGATCTTATCCAGTACACGCTCGCCGTTGACAGAGGGAATGAACGGGTCGCGTATCTCTATGAACCCTTTCATCCCGGAGTTATTCGTCTTATTCAACAGGTGATCGATAATGCGAAGCGCCGGGGTATTCCGGTGGAAATGTGCGGAGAAATGGCGGGTAATCCGTACGCGGTCGCGCTCCTTGTGGGGCTGGGACTGGATTCGTTCAGCCTGAGTCCGGTAAGAATTCCGGAGGTGAAAAAAATCATTCGTTCGATCAACATGTCGGAGGCGGCCTGTCTTGTCGATCAGGTTCTCTCGATGGAACAGACGGCGAAGATAGAAAAGACTATCGTGAAGTGGATGGAGGAGAAGCTTGATTTCAATTCCGGTAAAAGTTGATTTCCCCAGGATTGCGATCATCGGGAGACCGAATGTCGGCAAATCCACCCTGTTTAACCGTTTGTTGGGAACAAAACGCGCGATTACTGATCCCACCCCCGGTGTGACACGGGATTCCGTCGAGTCATCGTGTGAGTTTGAGGGAAAATCGTTTATCCTCATCGATACCGGGGGGTTTACCCTGCAAGAGGGGGAATACAATCAGCTTGTATCGGGCAAAAGCCTTGCCGTTGCCGGAGAAGCCGATCTGGTCATCCTCCTCATCGATATTACCGATATAAACGGAGACGATCTGGAGTTTATCGAAAAGGTAAGGCCGCTTGAAGAAAAAATAATACTGGTTGTCAACAAAGTCGATAACGAAAAGCGGGCGCAACAAATATGGAACCTCTATAAGTTCGGATTCAAGCGAATGGTCGATGTTTCGGCTGTTCACGGCAGAAACATCGATAAGCTGATACAGGAAATACTCTTTTTTTTCAAGGACCATGAAACCCGTAAAACGGAGACTGGTGGCCGGCAGAAAATACGCCTTGCCATTTTGGGAAAACCGAATACCGGAAAATCGACCATGACAAATTACCTTATCGGCGAGGAAAAATCGATTGTTTCATCGATTCCGGGAACAACCCGGGACGTGGTCGAAGGAAGTTTTCTGTACAATAACTATCATTTTCAGGTACTCGATACGGCGGGGATCAGACGGAAAAAAAAGGTCAAGGAATCCGTCGAATATTACTCCGTCAACAGGGCGATCCGGGCTATTGAAGATTCGGATGTCGTCTTTCTCCTTATCGAAAGCAGATGCAATATCACCGAGCAGGATAAAAAAATAGCCGCATTGATTGAAAAAAAAGGACGTGGGATCGTCCTCGTGTTGAACAAGTGGGATCTCCTCGAACATATTCCGAACAGGCTTCAGGCGGTGACTGACAGACTCCGATTTCTCTTTCCGATGCTGCATTTCGCACCGATCGTCCCCGTCTCATCAATGACCGGGGAAGGGATGAAGAAACTCCTTTCGACGAGCATCAAGGTTTACAGGCAACTCGCCTCCCGAATCGATACATCGCGTCTCAATACCCTGCTCAAGCGGTGGACGGATCTCGATTCGGTCAAGGTGAGAGGAAAGGAAGTAAAAATTCGTTACGCAACCCAGGTAAGTTCCAATCCGGTCAAGTTCGTCTTTTTTTTGAGTCGATGCGGCGAATTACGGAATGAGCAAAAACTCTATATGAAAAACAGATTGCGCAGGGAATTGAAACTGGATAGTATTCCCGTCGAACTCGAGTTCAGGGAAAAAGAAAAAAATAGTCGACGGCATTAACGGCCGGCAGATACTCTAAAATATATCCCGATTTCTTTCCATGGGGATGCAAGACATGCGGAAATACAGTATCGGTGAAGTATGCGGAATGCTCGGCGTGAAACCACACGTGGTTCGGTATTGGGAACAGGAAATACCGTTTCTCTCTTCGCGAAAAACAAAAAGCGGCAGGAGAACCTTTTCCGACCGTGACCTCCGGCTTCTCCAGCGCCTTAAATATCTCCTCTATGAAAAACGGTATACAATCGAAGGCGCCCGTAACAGAATCTGGGAGGAGATTAACGCCCCGCACATTGATCTCAAAATAAGGATCGCGGAAATAAGAAGTGAATTGATGGAACTGCTGCATGTCATGAAAAAGTCCGGCCCCGACCCCTGAACGCGATGTCCGTTGGGAGACGTCAGGCCGTCCGTCGGAAGGGGGAGAGCGTTCGGGAAGAAAGTTATGTTATCCGCGTTCAATGTCGAAAATAAGAAAACAGGCCGCCGTCGTGCCCCGCAGGTTTCAGAAAGGCGGTGTGTTATGAACGAAGGCGACGGATCTGATGTAACGCAACAAGGGGGAATACCGGTTTTGGAAGAAAGGAGGAACGCACGGATGCCCGGCAACGGACAATGGCGGAAACGATGCCGTCTGATACTCGCGGCAGTCTCGATGTGCATCTTGTGGCCGCACGGACTCCGCGCCGAAAATTTTTTTCATACGGACCTCGATTCCCATTCGCTTCATCTTCCCGAAAATCAGGACGTCAGACTTCTCTACCGGACGGTCATCCTATCGAGTCTTTATAAGGCGAAGAACGAAAAACAGGCCGTCGTACAGAGGGAAGACGATGAGGTCCGTGTCCAGTTTCGGGTCGTCGCCAATGAAGAGTTTCTTTATTTTCTCTTTCTGAATGAAAAGGCAGACGAATTTCCGATGATCGGGACCGGTAATGTTTCCGTCAAACGAAGTCTGATTGACGGTGCCATCGCCGGAATGACGGTGATGATCCGGGATAACAGCGGATGTTTTCTCAGAATATTCCCGTACGGGAAGCGATCTCTTCTGGATGTATACCTTTTTGACGTCAGGATCTGTCACGATATCGTTCTTCCCCATCCTATCGATACCGTGATTTTCGAACCGCTTTCGTCCATCATCTCCTACACAAGGCCGGTCATCGATTGGTATACCGTCCTTTACGGGGGATACGAACATGAAAACGGGAATATCCCCGCAATGGTCGAAACCATTCGCGACCGGCTGCCGGTAATGAATGACCGTGACGACGGTGCGATGAATGAACGCGGGGAGTATGTCTTTATTCACGACGGGCGGTTGCAGGAGGGCGAAAATGGCTTCAACTGTTCCGGATTCGTCAAATGGATCGTCGACGGCCTCTGTTTTCCGCTTTCGGGAAGCTATCTTTCCGTCGAACGTCTCAAAATCAAACACCTCGAGGTCCGGGGGAACAGCTGGTCGGACTGGTACGAGGACAGCCGTGATCCGTATTTCGGTCTCGATTGGTCGAGAAATTGCGCCGTCGCATACGATGAAGCACGATCGGGGAAAACGCAGTCGAATCCGGAGACCTTCGATGTCCGTTCCGTTCCCTACCTCACCTATATCGAGGACGTCGGATATCCCGTTTCCGAACTCGAGCTGCTTCTCTTTCTGGACGCGGCCAGGTACCCGGGCAGCATGTATATCGGTTCAATCAACAGGGAGTACGGTAAAGAACCGCCATTGCATCAACATGTCCATCTCGCCGTGTTCTTTCCCGTTTTCCAGGCGGATGGAAGCTTTCATATCATCGTCATGGAGAGGAACCATGAGACCGAACTCGAAACATTCAGGCAAGATCACATTGGCGAGTATATTCATTGCATCAGATTGAATCCCTCAGGCGATTTTTCTCCTCCGCTTCTCCAATAGGACCTTCAGACGATGAAAATTCGCGCGGTTTGTTTTGATATCGACGGAACCCTGTACCCGTATTTCTGGATGTATCTCACCTCGATAAAATTATTCTTCAACCACCCCTCGTTTGCCTATCATTACCGGAGCATGCGTAAACAGATTCGTGCAATGGACGGAATACATGATTTTCGTAGAAAACAGGCGGACCTTCTCGCGGAAAAACTCGATATTCCGCCTTCCAGGGCATTCCGGCTTATCGAAGAGAGAATTTACGGGCAATGGATCGACAGTTTCGCCATTATCAAACCTTTCCCGTATCTGAAACAGGTCCTCAGACGGCTTGACGCGCAGGGATTCACCCTCGCGGTTCTCTCCGATTATCCGGTCGAAAAAAAACTCGCGTTCCTCGGACTCAGTGATATATGGGCGGCGACCCTTTCGGCCGAATCGGTTCATCGACTGAAACCCCATCCGGCGAGTTTTCTGAAATTGTGCGCGCTGCTCGATATGGCACCGGAAGATATTCTCTATGTCGGAGATACATACGGTCACGATATAATCGGAGCGAAAAGAGTGGGCATGAAAACGGCACATCTTTCAACAGGACGTAAAAAAGCCGGTATTTCCGACTTCACTTTTTCTCACTACGGGGATTTTTACTCGCGTATTATAGAAAAAATTATTTGACACCAGATTCACAATGCGTTAATATGATGTATATTCCTTTGGGAGGGGAAAAATGGAACTAGTCTCATTTTCTGCAAACCTTATTACGATTGCGATCGTTATAACCATACTCATTATATATCGTTATCTTGACCGCAACAATCGCAGTCTCGAAAAGGTAAAACGTTTTACGGATAAAATCAAGGGCGATTTGTCCGGTTTTATCGATGAAAAAACCCAGGAAATGCGGAATCTGTCCATCGATGTGCAGGTTAATCTGAAAACCGGAAAAGAAATCTTGAACAGAATCAATGACATCGAACTCGAGTTGAAAAGCAAGGCGGAGACAATGGATAAGGTGCAAGACAGGGTGCATCAATACGATACTCTTATCGAGGAACTCAATCATTCGACTGTCCTTGTGGAGGAGAATCTGCGGCGTATTCATGATGAATCCGGTTTTATCGACAAGGTCGGTAAAAGGGTAAAGGAGGCGGCGGGCCGGCTCGATCAGCTCGAAAAAGCCATACCGTCCATTAAGGAAGAAATTAATACGCAGAATCTCGAAAATCTTTCGAAGGTCAAGAACCAGATCCTCGAAGGGATCCGGGAACGGATCAATCAGGCATCGGAAGAGATAACCGCCCATGAGGGTCGCGTAAAGGATTTCTCCACCTACTTGACTCATCTCGAAGCCCGGCGTGATTCGTTGAGCCAGCAGCTTGTGAAAAATCTCGAATCGGCCTACAATAATTTCGAGGAAAAAGCTGGGCAGCGGCGCGAGCATATGGCAAAAGAGTTCCAGGCGTACCTCGCAGGCATTCTCAAGGACGCCTACCGGAAGAAGGATACCTATAAGGCCTCGATAGACGAATTGGTCGCTTCCGCCGATGTCGAGATTACCTCACAGGAAGACCGGCTTCTGAAATGCCTCATCGAGTTCAAGAAAGATGTCGAGCATACGGAGATAACCTATCAACAGAGACTCGGAAAAGCGGCGGAAGACGCCAAGAAATTCGAACATGAGGTGTTTGCCGAACTGAAACAGAAAACGAACAATGACGCGGCAAAGATACACAATGAAATCCAGAAAAAACTCGACGGCTTTACCCGGGAAGTCGAAACACGGAACAACGAGATACTCGGTATCCTGGGCAAACTGAAGCAAAACACCGAAGTCTGGAAGGCCGGTGTCGGTAAAAAGATCGAAAAAATGGTCAAAGACCTCAACACGAAATTCATCGAGGGAAAAGCGGGAATCGAGAGTTCGATGCAGCAATATATCAAGCAGACACTCGACAAACAAAAATGCTTCGAAGCGGAAACGGAGGACTTTCTCAAAGATTGCAGGAACAAAATGCAAAACCTCGATATCGAATACACGAACAAGATGGGGGAGATCGACGGCGATTTTTCGTCATTCAAAAACGATTATCACCTGATGCTGGAAGAATTGGAAAAGAAGAACGAGGAGGAACGCACGGGGCTTTGCGCGACATTCGAGGAAAAGATCAATGGACTGGAAAAAAAGATCGCCGTACGCCATGAGAAAGTGAAGAAGGATTTCGAAGAGATAAACCGTTTGGGAGACGATATCGATTTCAGGGTGACGAATATAAAAAAAGACCTTCAGGAAAGTTCGTGCAGTCTGCTTCAGGCGATCGAAGAGTTCAGAACGGAATATCAGAATAAAATCGATAGTACCGCCCATGATGTCTCTTCCGGGGTCATGGGGCGTATCGAAGACCGGCTTGAGGAGTATGAGCGTGATATGAATTACCGCTTCGCGAAACTCGAAGCGTCGAACGCCGATATCGAAGAACTCGCGGAAAACCTGAAAGGGGTAATGGCGGCCAAAAAGGAAGAACTGAAGAACGACTTCGAACTGTTTATCGCTTCATTGACGGAAAAACGCAATGAAGACAGGACCGCGGCCGCGTCCATGATGGATGAAATAAAGACAGAAATCGCGGACCTTGAAAAAGAAATCGGTCAATTGAAATCATCGTCGTATCAGGATGTATCGGAAAAATTAAAAATATTCGAGGATGATTTTTTCAAGGATCTCAAAGACCGCAGCGAAACGATAGAACAAACACTGAATGAATGGCAGGACGATGTCAACGAAAAGATCGAGACATTGAACGGACGTTTAAAATCAGATAACGAGGAGATCGTCCGTCGGTACGAAGAGAAGCTCGAAACCGGACTCAGACGGTTGTCCGAAAAAACGGACGGGGAAATATCGGAAATCGATGAGAGAATCGCCGATTTCAGGCAGGTCATCAAACAGCGTATCGAAGAAGGAGAAGTGGAATGGAAGGACACCCTGGACGGAGCGATCGAACAATACCGGCGTGAAATGACTGATCGAATCGAGACGATGCAGACGGAACTCGAATCCGGGATCGACGGCTTCGAAGACGAAGTACGGGGGCATCAGGCTGATTTCATGCAGAAAACTGATTCTGATTACTCGAAACTGAAAGACGATCTCGATTCGATATCGAGCCGGTTCAGGCAATTCGAGGAGGAAGTCGAAGAAAAGACAGGAACATATTTCGAGGCGTTCGACAGGGATTACGGCAGAAAACAGGAAGAGTTTACCGCGAAACTGAAAGACGTGCAGGGTGAGTTCGAACTGCAGATACGGGATCTTCGTGAAGATATCTCCTCGGCAAAAGCGTATGTCGAGCAGAAGAAAAACGAACAACTCGTCGAACTCGAGAAAAGGTATAATCATCTTGTCATGAACCTCGATACTATCGAAGAAAAACAGGAACAGCTCGATGAAAGGGCTAAGATATTCGAGAGGACGGAAGCATTTATCGATAAACTCGAAGGGGAATTGGAGGCTTTCAATGAAACGGCCGAACGGATCGGACCGGAACGGGAAGCGATGATTTCGATGCAAAAGGAATTCGCGACAATAAAGGAAACCATGCGGGATGTGACGGCCGATATCGAACAGATGAGCGGAAACCTCCGCGATGAATATAAAGCGATCGAAGAGGAGGCCGCGCGGAACAGACATGAACTCAAGGATTTTATCAGTGATGCGGACCGGAAGATTCACGATATTTCAAAACGGCTCATCGAACAGGACAACGAGTTGAACGAACGGATACACTACGCCCTCGAACGCTTCAACGGCCAATACAAGGAACTCGAACAGGAACTCTCGAACATGGCCTCGATATCGAAGGAAGACCTCGAGAAACGGATAGGAAGTTTCGAGAAAACATACAGGGAAGATCACGAAAAGGCGCGCCAGATGTATGAAAAGCTCGTCGAACGGATCGAGACGGAATACAGGAGACTCTCGGAAGATTTGATTGAAATACAGAAGCAGAAGGAGAATTTTGTCGCGCAAACGAAATTATTCCAGCGAGCCGATACCCTCAAGATTCAGTTGAGAAGCGACATCGATGAACTCAAAAAAGATCTCAAGACAATCGAGCCTTCGCGTAAAAAAATGAACGCGATAACCGTAGAGATCGTGAAGGTGAACAAGCTGGCGGACGAAGTGACGTCAAAAGCGAATAAATATTTTGCCGAGAAACGGCGGCTCGAAAGTATGGAGAAGAATTTCAGTCAGCTGATGAAAGTCGCGGACGAGATCGACACAAAACTTCACGATGTGACGGCCGCTTCGGATGCTATTCAGGAGATCAAACTAAAAATAAGGGAATTGAGTGAAATCGGTAAAATGACCGAATCGCAATTTACAAGACTCGAAAAAAAGAAAGAGGTGATCGATTCGACGACAAAGGGAGTGGATAAAAACTTCCGGATTCTCGAGGAACTGGAAAAGGAAATCAAGCGGCTCAAGGAAAGTGTCGCAGATATTCCGCCCAAGGTTCTCACTATCGGCCAGGAGTTGAAATATCTGATTGAAAACAAGCCGAAGGCCGATACGGCCGTCACCCAGTTGCAGAAAATCGACGATCTGATGAACGATATCGAAAACCGGAGCAGCAAACTCATGACCGCGAGGGAGTGGCTCGCCAGAACGGAAACACGGCTCGAATCGATCGGCAAGAACGCGCAGGATCAGCTGAAACTGCTGCAAACTCTCATGAAAGACGAAGGACATAACGGGGGCGCGAAATCGCGCGGCGCGCCCGCACCGGATAAGCGCCAGATGATCATCAAGCTTTCCCGTCAGGGCTGGGCGCCGAAGGAGATCGCAAAGGCGACAAGTACGAGTCTCGGGGAAGTGGAACTCATTCTGGAACTGGAACCGAAGAAACGGTAGACTGACCATCATATACGGTTTTTTTGATATCGTGAAGGACCTGCATTAAACGGCGGTCGGGACTCGAATCCGGTTTTCGGAAATATAATAAGCCGATCTGCGAGAATACCTGTTACTCCTTGTCATTAAGGGAAGATTCCACCGCTTCACTCTCCAACCTACCGTCACTCGTGTATACCTTGCAGGTGAGTGTTTTAGCGCCGGTCGCAAGATGCGCGGGACAATAATCGAGCCGCGTGACACTCGTCGCATTCCTCACGAGACGGCCGTCAACGAGCCATTCATACCGGTAGCAGATTTTATCCATGTCGGGATCGGGGTAGTCGATGGAGGCATCGACCACGCAGGCGACGGGGCCGTCTTTTTCCGGAGACGGCGGGGCCAGCTTCACTCCTTTTGGGGGGGCGGGGGGGCTGTTCGAGGGTTTTTCGTCATCCACGGTAAAAAAACACCGCTTCGCGAGCTGTCCATCGTGGTAGATCTCCATCCGCCA
The Spirochaetales bacterium genome window above contains:
- the der gene encoding ribosome biogenesis GTPase Der, whose translation is MISIPVKVDFPRIAIIGRPNVGKSTLFNRLLGTKRAITDPTPGVTRDSVESSCEFEGKSFILIDTGGFTLQEGEYNQLVSGKSLAVAGEADLVILLIDITDINGDDLEFIEKVRPLEEKIILVVNKVDNEKRAQQIWNLYKFGFKRMVDVSAVHGRNIDKLIQEILFFFKDHETRKTETGGRQKIRLAILGKPNTGKSTMTNYLIGEEKSIVSSIPGTTRDVVEGSFLYNNYHFQVLDTAGIRRKKKVKESVEYYSVNRAIRAIEDSDVVFLLIESRCNITEQDKKIAALIEKKGRGIVLVLNKWDLLEHIPNRLQAVTDRLRFLFPMLHFAPIVPVSSMTGEGMKKLLSTSIKVYRQLASRIDTSRLNTLLKRWTDLDSVKVRGKEVKIRYATQVSSNPVKFVFFLSRCGELRNEQKLYMKNRLRRELKLDSIPVELEFREKEKNSRRH
- a CDS encoding MerR family transcriptional regulator — its product is MRKYSIGEVCGMLGVKPHVVRYWEQEIPFLSSRKTKSGRRTFSDRDLRLLQRLKYLLYEKRYTIEGARNRIWEEINAPHIDLKIRIAEIRSELMELLHVMKKSGPDP
- a CDS encoding HAD family hydrolase: MKIRAVCFDIDGTLYPYFWMYLTSIKLFFNHPSFAYHYRSMRKQIRAMDGIHDFRRKQADLLAEKLDIPPSRAFRLIEERIYGQWIDSFAIIKPFPYLKQVLRRLDAQGFTLAVLSDYPVEKKLAFLGLSDIWAATLSAESVHRLKPHPASFLKLCALLDMAPEDILYVGDTYGHDIIGAKRVGMKTAHLSTGRKKAGISDFTFSHYGDFYSRIIEKII